AGGGGTTCCTGATGAAATCTTCAACGTGAACGGAGGTGCCGTTGCATTGGGCCACCCCATCGGGTGCAGCGGTGCGAGGGTCCTCACCACTTTACTCTATGCTATGCAAGATAGGAACAAGCACACGGGGCTGCTCACGCTGTGCCTCGGCGGGGGGAATGCAGTTGCAATGATCGTAAGAATGTAAAGGTTGATATAGGTGGGCTAGGGGAGAGCATGAAAATTGATGAAGTGAAGAAGATTGGAATAATTGGTGCGGGTACGATGGGCAGCGGCATTGCGCAGGTCGCCGTGCAAAGCGGTTTTGAGGTCTTATTGAACGATGTCAGCGATGCATTCATTCAAGGGGGAATGGCAAAGATTGAAAAGGGTCTTGCAAAGGCGGTGGAAAAGGGCAAACTAACGGAAGCTGATAAATCACAGATCATGTCAAGAGTGACTGGCACTACCCGGCTTCAAGACATGACTGAATGCGACGTTGTGATTGAAGCGATCCTCGAGGACAAGACTGCAAAAAAGCAGGTGTTTGCCACGCTTGACTCCATTTGCAAGCCCGGGACGATACTCGCTTCAAACACCTCCTCAATACCCATCACGGAGCTCGCAGCGTCAACAAAACGGCAGGATAAAGTGGTGGGGATGCACTTCTTCAACCCCGCTCCTGTAATGAAGCTCGTTGAAGTCATCAAAGCCATTCAAACATCGGAGGAAACGAAGGAGCTGGTGAAAGCACTTGCCGTGAAGATGGGAAAAGTTCCGGTAGAAGTGAACGATTTTCCTGGCTTCTGTACGAATCGCATACTCGTGCCCATGATCAACGAGGCCGCCTACTGTCTTATGGAAGGAGTAGCCTCAGCCGAGGCAATCGACCAGGTAATGAAACTCGGCGCGAATCATCCTATGGGGCCGCTCGAGCTCGCAGATCTCATCGGTCTAGACGTTTGCCTCAACATCATGGAAGTCCTTTACTCCGAGTACGGCGATCCGAAGTATCGTCCGTGCCCTCTGCTACGGAGACTTGTGCAGGCTGGGCGGCTCGGTCGTAAGACTGGTTGGGGATTTCACAAGTACGATTAGCCGCCTGGGGGAAAAGGGCTAGGTGAAAATACTACTAGCGCTCTTTGCACTTTTCGAGGCTGTGCCAATCTGAATGATTCAAATCGATTTGACAATGATTTATAAGGGGATAAATCGTTTTCATTCAAAGGGATTTGATGCCGACCGCTGACGAACTGTTCTCGGTTATTGATAGTTACAAGGACGACATGGTGGAGGCGCTCAAGGAGCTTATCAGGATTCCGGCCATCGGTCCAGACAATGGCGGGGATGGTGAGTTTGAAAGGGCCAGATATATTAAAGAATTGGCCGATAGATGCGGTTTCGAAGAGATCGATACGTACGACGCGCTCGACGAACGTGTCCGCCTGAGATTGAGACCGAACATCGTCGCAAAGAAGAGAGGCGCTTCTGATCAGTCTGTGTGGATTGTAACGCACATGGACACTGTACCTCCTGGGGATCTTGAAGGATGGACTTATCCTCCCTTTGCTCCCCGCGTCGTGGATGGGAAGGTCTACGGTTTGGGCGCGGAGGACAACGGCCAGGCAATAATTGCCTCTCTTTTTGCCGCAAAAGCACTCAACAGTTTTGGACTAGAGGGAGAGAAGACATTGGGCCTTGCCATGGTAGCTGATGAGGAGTGCGGCAACGAAAAGGGTATCAAATTTCTCATAAGAGAGGGTGTGTTCCGCTCCGGGGATATCGTTTACGTGCCGGATTATGGCGTTCCAGATGGATCAGTTGTCGAGGTTGCCGAGAAGTCAATTTTGTGGTTCAAGATCATAGTCGAAGGAAAGCAAGCGCATGCCTCCTCGCCTTTCAAGGGGATCAATGCGATGAAGGTGGGATCAAAATTCATGGTGTTTCTGCTCGATCATCTAGAGGAGAAGTATAGACATACAAATGAGCTCTTTATTCCTCCAAACTCAACATTTGAGCCGACGAAACGACTGCAGACGGTTGGCAATATCAATACAATTCCTGCCGAAGACGTATTTTACCTTGACTTCCGAGTACTGCCGGAGCAAGACGTCGATGAGGTGGAAAAAACTATCGAGACAGTTGCACATCTTTTCGAGGAAAGAACGGGCGCAAAGATTTTAATTGAGAGGGAGCAGGTGACGAGGGCAGGTCCGCCATCATCTACGAATACCGAGGCAATGAGCGCGCTTGTTTCGTCGATCAAGAGGGTAAGGAGTGTAGAGCCGGTGGCAAGGGGTATTGGTGGAGGCACGTGCGCAAACCTGTTCAGGCTTTCTGGCTTCGACGCTTACGTCTGGCAAACGGTAGAGGGCGTGGCGCATGCTGTTAACGAATATTCAAAAGTAGACAACCTTGTCAATGACGCAAAAGTCTTTGCGCTTACTCTTGCAACACTATGCTTCCCTAATAAATTCCTGTAACGGAAATGAAGTGAATCCTCATAAGATGCGCACGATTCATTCGTTAATTAGTCAGCTAGCGGCGTCTTTTGAAAAGAGACGATCTACCATCCATTTGCTTTCGAATTTAATGATTTCATCGTAGCCCTGCCCTGTCGAAAGAAAAGCAATCGGCTTCTTGACCGCGTGCGCAATCGATAGAGCTGCACCGCCTTTTGCATCAGCATCGATCTTCGTGAGGATGACTGCATCGATCCCTACTTCTCTGTCAAACGTGGATGCTTGTTCGATCGCATCGTTTCCCGCGAGCGCATCGCCGACAAAAATCACGAGGTGCGGCTTCACAACCCGCTTGATTTTTTTCATCTCGTCCATGAGATTCACGTTTGTCTGCATTCTGCCAGCCGTATCAATGAGGACGACGTCCTTTTTCCTTGCCCTCGCGTGATCAACAGCATCGAATGCAACTGCTGCCGGATCGCTACCCGGTTTGTGCTTCACGATCTTGCAATTGAGTCTCTCCGCATGCACAGTCAGCTGCTCGATAGCGCCAGCTCTGAATGTGTCAGATGCCGCCAAAACGCAACTCATCCCCCTTTTCTGAAGCCTGTGCGCGATTTTCGCAATCGCTGTTGTCTTACCGGTACCATTGATGCCGACGAACATTATGATTACTGGTTTCTCCGCCCTTGACACAAACTCGTCAAAATCGAACTCCCCTTGCTTCAGCACCTTTTCAATGGCGTTTCTTAATGCCATTTCGACGGCATCCGCTGGATCATATCCTCTTTCGACCCTTTTTCCGAGCAAACTCTCGCGGACGCTATTTTTGATTTCCTCAACAACTGGCAGGGCAACATCGGATTCGAGAAGGTTCATTTCAAGATCCCAGAGCACCTCGTCCAATAGGCTTTCAGAGATCCTCTTACCACTGTCACCAATGATCGCTTCCGATGACTCTGGGACTTCAGTCGCCTTTTTCTTCCAACCGAAAAGTT
The nucleotide sequence above comes from Methanomassiliicoccales archaeon. Encoded proteins:
- the ftsY gene encoding signal recognition particle-docking protein FtsY translates to MFESLKKKLFGWKKKATEVPESSEAIIGDSGKRISESLLDEVLWDLEMNLLESDVALPVVEEIKNSVRESLLGKRVERGYDPADAVEMALRNAIEKVLKQGEFDFDEFVSRAEKPVIIMFVGINGTGKTTAIAKIAHRLQKRGMSCVLAASDTFRAGAIEQLTVHAERLNCKIVKHKPGSDPAAVAFDAVDHARARKKDVVLIDTAGRMQTNVNLMDEMKKIKRVVKPHLVIFVGDALAGNDAIEQASTFDREVGIDAVILTKIDADAKGGAALSIAHAVKKPIAFLSTGQGYDEIIKFESKWMVDRLFSKDAAS
- a CDS encoding M20 family metallo-hydrolase is translated as MPTADELFSVIDSYKDDMVEALKELIRIPAIGPDNGGDGEFERARYIKELADRCGFEEIDTYDALDERVRLRLRPNIVAKKRGASDQSVWIVTHMDTVPPGDLEGWTYPPFAPRVVDGKVYGLGAEDNGQAIIASLFAAKALNSFGLEGEKTLGLAMVADEECGNEKGIKFLIREGVFRSGDIVYVPDYGVPDGSVVEVAEKSILWFKIIVEGKQAHASSPFKGINAMKVGSKFMVFLLDHLEEKYRHTNELFIPPNSTFEPTKRLQTVGNINTIPAEDVFYLDFRVLPEQDVDEVEKTIETVAHLFEERTGAKILIEREQVTRAGPPSSTNTEAMSALVSSIKRVRSVEPVARGIGGGTCANLFRLSGFDAYVWQTVEGVAHAVNEYSKVDNLVNDAKVFALTLATLCFPNKFL
- a CDS encoding 3-hydroxybutyryl-CoA dehydrogenase, giving the protein MKIDEVKKIGIIGAGTMGSGIAQVAVQSGFEVLLNDVSDAFIQGGMAKIEKGLAKAVEKGKLTEADKSQIMSRVTGTTRLQDMTECDVVIEAILEDKTAKKQVFATLDSICKPGTILASNTSSIPITELAASTKRQDKVVGMHFFNPAPVMKLVEVIKAIQTSEETKELVKALAVKMGKVPVEVNDFPGFCTNRILVPMINEAAYCLMEGVASAEAIDQVMKLGANHPMGPLELADLIGLDVCLNIMEVLYSEYGDPKYRPCPLLRRLVQAGRLGRKTGWGFHKYD